The Liolophura sinensis isolate JHLJ2023 chromosome 8, CUHK_Ljap_v2, whole genome shotgun sequence sequence ttcGTGTAGCCCTGAAGCAGGTCAATCCAACCGATGTAGTTTTGttataaattgcactgacagttgccctttcatatgagaaaaggttgaggtaATTAGTGTAGAAACCTGTAATTAGGTGCACTGTCAAACAAGAAAAATTTTCGGTAGTACACAGCATTGCAGCAGAATAAAACAGTGTGTTCTGCTCTGATTTGGACCCTTTCGTGTAGCCCATCTATGAATTTTTCGTTACTTCACTGATAAAGGACATAGCCTGAAATATGAATTTACAACATTTCCCTGCCTCTATTAATCTTAAAATACAAGGCAGAATGGAATAGAAGAGGACTTCAGACCTCCAAGCCAAAACACCCCATTCATCAAGGACTCATTGTGCCATCTGcttcatgtatttatgtatttcttgaCCTGACCAGTGGACTGTTTCAGTTGTGAGTGTACTGTACACAGTGACAAATAAATCTAACTTGCCTGGCTCTACTGTGACCACCATGCCTGGCTGTAGTTTTGTTTGTCGTGATATCCCGGCTGTATCATGGACGTCCATGCCCAGGTAATGTCCTAGGTGATGGGGACAGAACTGACGGGCTGCCTACAAAACGGGTGAGGTTGAAACAGAACTTAGTCAATAAAGTCATAAACTCTCATGATGTAAGCCCTGTTCAGGGCTTGATACCGATAACTCATTCAACCAGCCTTGAACACCATAATCAGACATGTATCATTTACATGGAGGAATCTGCCAATCATCCTCTGTCGTGATCCTGACAAACCCTGTGTCTTCAAGCTGCTACCATACATATAAAACCAGCAAGAGAAAGGATTTGTATAAGACCTCACTGATGCTCTAATGGAAAGAAACAGTGAAAGTCAGGTGGCACACTGATagatctatatatatgtatgaataagGCATAACTGTCTAATAATTATTTGCAAtatccaaaattaaattttcacaactgtaaaatttaaatacttCACTAATGGAGAATACcgagggcctccatggcctggtggttagcatgTTCGTTTAGCACAATGTCCCAGATGCCTCTCAACAATGCTGTCGCTCGGAGTTCAAGTGCTGGCTTAATTTCTCTCTGGTCATAAATGAGAAGGTCTGAtaggaacctgtggatggtcgtgggtttctcctggacttggcctggtttcctcccaccaaaatgctggttgtcgtcatctaagtgaaatattcttgggtacggcataaaacaccaatcaaatgaataaataaaaagtgaatATCCTGACTATCTCACCCTTAACCTGCTGTCCTTGTTACTGTTCTGAGGGATCAGGCCGATCGTTTTCAGCTGATGGCCTAACTTATCCAACATGTGGAAGAAAATGTCATCCAGGGAATTCTGGGTGGTACACTGCTGGATACAGGATTCTTGAACAGCCAAAACAGCCTCATACAGCAGGCGTTGTACAGCAGAAAACTGGCCTGAAATATCATGGATTGATGGACTGATTGCCTGAaatatgtatgcacatgtatatactatcattctgcaaccttttctcatgtttgcaaggtgtttgtccAGGCATATTACGAgagtattattctgtgtagactgataaaattttatttttgtgatgcccTAAAACCTGCCAAATacaccaatatagttttgttttcaagatcaaatttaaaaaattgcactgaacgTAGCACttccatatgtgaaaaggttgaagaaataggatAAGAAGCACTCATCAGGACCCAATACAACTTAGCACTAATCTTCTTCAAAAACCAACAATCCATCtttaagtaaaagaaagctaaaatgtgaagtaaggttcatcatatagatgactgaaaactatgcagaaaaatactttcatttattttttcagattttttgtgagagtgttgaaaggcattcaaatattcgAAAACCATGGTGGGCTTTTTGAGCCGTTTACTGATGGTATCCaggtactctgacatcacatcatcttcttttggggagggggggggggaagttttgggaacattatttcagtaatcttttactcgtgggtataaagagttattccaacattcagtgtcgtgattagagttggaaaaacttcctgtgatgtcggAGTTCCCAAACTTTTATACTATAgtccataaaacccaccttagaattcaaatgtttgaatgcctttaactctttcCATAAAAATCtagagaaataaatgaaagcatatttatgcatagtttcaagtggtctatttagtgatgcctacttcgactGTTAGAGGTCATTACCTTTAAATGTTCCATAATGTGTTCAACATTACACCAAGACCCACACACACAATGGCTTCTGCTATAACTGCTATGCTTGGGCTTACGTTGCTACATATGAACTGGGTAGTTAAATTTTTACCTTTAAACTAGAGGGAAAAACTATTACAATGTATCAATGTTCAGCACTAAGTAAATGCATATTTTCATATTACAtgtctattttatttataatttattatgaAGCCTTGTAGTGTTCCATAGTGTTCAACATCACCTATGTGGCCAGCAACTATGGTAGGAGAAAAGCAAGCTTGGGAAAAGcgacaaccatctgcaagtggCTGGCAGACACTCCCACGAACAATCAGAAGGAAACAAGCATGATCATGACTTTCgctattgctacatgtatgagtgagCTTAAGCCAAAGTTTATTCTGGTAAAGTTTTACCTCTAGACAAAAAATGATCAAGGTTTATCTGACACTGAGTGTATTTTCACACTTATGTCTTTTTCTATCATTTATGGTGGATAGGCTGGTATTTACCATTCTATCTAATAAGAGCTCTCATTTGCCATACCTGAGACTGGCCATGTTCTTGTGATATCACTGGAGTAACCATGGAGCTCGCAGCCTGCATCCATCAGTACCAACTCTCCTGCATGGATGATCTGGTTGTTATTGATGTAGTGGATAATGTTAGCTCTGTCACCACCTGTAATGGGACAGAAACTTTGTATATATAACCTCCGTGTCCATTTATTTATCGACTGGTGTTTTTAGTGGCATTTGAAGCTAGGGTGATATCCAACAGGGAATATGTCAAGTTCAGCACCAGATAAGGAGTCcagacatttatttgcccccCAAAATGCTCTCCTGGTCAAATTTTTAGATCATTTGGGGTAATCATGTATGACTTGTCAAGTTTTACATAAAGGTCACCGTTGATTACTCTCTCACGACgtacatttaatatttcacacatcCAGAATTggtattttgaaacaaaatttgtttctaCTTcgcatacattttgtttcaaaatttatactaaataattacatttttagaATTATTGCACTCAGTATGTCTATCTTCATCAGCAGGATCAAGAGAAAATAAGGCCAAATTAGCACTGATTTAATCAGCTAACAGTCATGCATATACACCACCTTGTGCAATTTACCTGCAATCACTGGTGGATAGGCCAAAAACTCTGCACTTCTCATCCGACATTCAAAATCCACTTTAGCATACAACTGGGACTCGTTAACCTATAAGTAACATAGGCAAAATATTAATGCGGACAACTGAAAACCCATTCAGCAGATTTCCCAACTGAAGTCCCAACCAAACCAGAACAGGTTTGACCATCACCCAACTAACACCTGGGACTGGCATAGGAAATACCTTTAACACTGCATGTAAATAGGCAGCACCTGTCACAGTATAGATCTTTGTCAACTTTGGTACCATtctcacttgtacatgtatctactaaAGGTCTACAGTTTCAATGCCTTGCTAAGAAGAACAAAAAGTTATCATATTTAATGGCTTTAAGTAAAGCTTTCTTTGTTAGCAGGTCCAACAAATTAGTTATCATGATtttcacatgtacgtgtaacttgagaaaaaaaaatctgaactaCTCTAACATTAAATACTTCAATTTTCTTCATAAGCACAACGGATGGATGACAGCTGATAGTGTGTGACACTGTAGGCATGAACACTGTGAAAGTATGTAAGGGACGTGTGAAAGTGAATATAAGTTACAACTGGGGAAAAGTGAAGGTAAGTAATGCTTATGTGAATGTGAAATTAAGTGATGACCATTTGCAAATGAAGgtattaaaataatgtttaaaccATAAACATAATTACCCCAGGACAGGAGAACTGCATTACCGACTGGAAAGCCTCTGATGCAATCTCACAAGACCTTTTCATAAGTGCAACTTCTGCCGGAGACTTGATGAGACGCAGGGCCTGGACAAGCTGATTGGTAGTCTCCATGGCAGTGTGTCGGTTCTGAGTGAGGAACTGTGCCAGCACACGGTTGTGGAGGTCATTATGGCAGGGTCTGATGTAATCATACCATACAGCGAAGGAATCCGTATCTCTACAGTAACACTGTAAATAATGCTCAAgctcatggatgttgtatgCCTCATCCACACCTGTCAGATCCACAGCCCCCTCCACACCTGATCGGGGTCCATCCCATAATTCTTTGTCAGGGTCTCTCTTTGGTACAAACAAAACTGATTTGAACGAATTGCTGGACTTTCCAGGGATACTGTGCAACATGAGCAAACTGTCTGGTTCCTGAAACCCACTGAGGTATAGGAAGTCTGTGTTTTGTCGAAAAGGGTAAGGGATGTCATGTGTCATGTAAGACTTACAGGCAGATGGGAATAATGCAATGTGGTTGGCAACTGattttctgtgaagttttgttttccatattgccTCCATCAGTCTTTGTCTTCGGTAACAGAATTCTGCTCTTGATATGCCCGGAGTGACCTCCCCTTC is a genomic window containing:
- the LOC135473152 gene encoding xaa-Pro aminopeptidase 3-like isoform X2, encoding MLRSIRNALHRKRNCELRHGNIKRFFGQPAAQTHPHLLQEGEVTPGISRAEFCYRRQRLMEAIWKTKLHRKSVANHIALFPSACKSYMTHDIPYPFRQNTDFLYLSGFQEPDSLLMLHSIPGKSSNSFKSVLFVPKRDPDKELWDGPRSGVEGAVDLTGVDEAYNIHELEHYLQCYCRDTDSFAVWYDYIRPCHNDLHNRVLAQFLTQNRHTAMETTNQLVQALRLIKSPAEVALMKRSCEIASEAFQSVMQFSCPGVNESQLYAKVDFECRMRSAEFLAYPPVIAGGDRANIIHYINNNQIIHAGELVLMDAGCELHGYSSDITRTWPVSGQFSAVQRLLYEAVLAVQESCIQQCTTQNSLDDIFFHMLDKLGHQLKTIGLIPQNSNKDSRLRAARQFCPHHLGHYLGMDVHDTAGISRQTKLQPGMVVTVEPGIYIPASTTTVPAEFRGIGIRIEDDVLITDSGQTVLTEKCPKHPDDVEAMVRS
- the LOC135473152 gene encoding xaa-Pro aminopeptidase 3-like isoform X1 yields the protein MYIRGIIISTVVMLRSIRNALHRKRNCELRHGNIKRFFGQPAAQTHPHLLQEGEVTPGISRAEFCYRRQRLMEAIWKTKLHRKSVANHIALFPSACKSYMTHDIPYPFRQNTDFLYLSGFQEPDSLLMLHSIPGKSSNSFKSVLFVPKRDPDKELWDGPRSGVEGAVDLTGVDEAYNIHELEHYLQCYCRDTDSFAVWYDYIRPCHNDLHNRVLAQFLTQNRHTAMETTNQLVQALRLIKSPAEVALMKRSCEIASEAFQSVMQFSCPGVNESQLYAKVDFECRMRSAEFLAYPPVIAGGDRANIIHYINNNQIIHAGELVLMDAGCELHGYSSDITRTWPVSGQFSAVQRLLYEAVLAVQESCIQQCTTQNSLDDIFFHMLDKLGHQLKTIGLIPQNSNKDSRLRAARQFCPHHLGHYLGMDVHDTAGISRQTKLQPGMVVTVEPGIYIPASTTTVPAEFRGIGIRIEDDVLITDSGQTVLTEKCPKHPDDVEAMVRS